The genomic stretch ACAGCTCATTTAACCCGAAGTCCATGGCTCTCTTCCCCGTGAGTGAGGCGGAGGTGGCTCGTATCGTGCAGGAGCTGAAACCTACAAAATCCTGTGACATCAATGGTATGTCTGTGTGGTTACTCAAAGGGTGCGTCAAGCATcttttgacaccactcacaaaattgattaatctgTCGTTCGCTCAAGGCGTCTTCCCATCGGCATTGAAGATTGCCAAAGtcactccaattttcaaaaaagacgatccttgtatctcaagcaattatcgtccaatttcaatcctccctgtgttcagcaatatttttgaaaaagctttcctcaatcaatttcaaaaatttcttgacCGTTACGACGTTCTCTGTCccgaacagtttgggttcagaaaaaacaagtcgacaatcgatgcCGTAACGGATTCATattgttgtcgatggactggagaggcgagaacatgtgattagcatatttctagacctctccAAAACCATTGACTGCGTGTATCATGCGACACtgatgcaccagttgtggacaagtggtattcggggtctgccgcataAGTGGCTCTCGTCTTATCTGGAAGATAGgggcagtgcgtgcagattgggAGTGCTCTATCAGAGAAGGTAAAAATGCCTTATGGTGtcccccagggatcaatactGGGGCCAgtccttttcctgatatatgtcAACAGGTTGAACTCATCAATCCAGTATGGAaaagtgattcaatatgctgacgacacgactctctgcatcagatcaaaatcaaaacacgatcttGAAATAAAGTCTTTCATCGAACTTAATTCATGTATCGAGTATTTTTAcagaatcaatttgaaaacaaacagtttaaaatcaaCTGTCATGAACTTCTGTCTTCGGCAGCATGACGACCAAGAGCTCCGGCCCACGGTGATGGTGGACGACGTTCTTCTGGATGAAGCTGAATCCaccaagttccttggaatgtaccttgacaGAGGGCTGACATGGAACACCCACGTTGAGAgcgtttgctctaaggttgcctcgggcatttatgtcctgcgcaaccTTGCAAATTGTTGTTCCTTGGATGTTTTAAAACTGGCCTAATTTGGTCTTATACATCCATACCTGTCTTACGGCTTGATATTGTGGGGCAGTTgcttcaaaaacatgtttcaaagagtttttagatctcaaaagaaagccgttagaattttgttaaagttgaaccccagagagtcgtgcaaagacgTCTTCAGGAGTCTTGGATTTTAGAGGTTATCCTGTACTGtcgactcaaatgtgagttggaACGGGGCAGGGATGCCCACCAGTACGGgtctagaggcagggacaacttccgactCGATCAGCACAGAACGACGGCTTATGGACGCttaccgtcccaagttggtgtcaggctaatcaacaggctccctgagggtattaaaaatttaaacgatcccaatcaatttaaagctcgactaaaacacttcctggtgtcaaaggcattttactctgttgatgagttcataatgggccgctgggatgaaaacattagaaattaatgaagttattcaagattattaacaCATAACCCGGTTCTGATATAGATAAATGAAGACCGAATGATATCTTTACGACATGCTGTGTGCTTTATGACATACTCTGTTCCATTttatgacgcatgcaatgcaattgtaaatattgttaatgcaataaagagtattattattattattaaatgtaatcttAAACAGGTGGTCGATAAAATTCTCCATTGTTTTCATTATGGAGCTGTTAAAATCATATTGGGTTTGGTAAACAGGTTTTGTTAATACACAGACGGCACGTGTTCGTTTGAAAGCACAAATCGCATACTTAAGGCAACACCGCATTATAAAGATGATACTTgtcaaaagaaaaatgtagatAAACTCCCGCTCTTCTTCATTCTTTCAGAAACAGAAGATAATAGAGACTTAGAGTTAAGCTGCGTTAGTATACCAATATTTATGGTGCCTGAATTTAACTCAAATAGTAACAGCCTTGAATTAGTGATGCTGATCAACGAGTTTCGACTCTGGAAACAGTAGATTTATCACGTTACAAACAGCGAGTAACATTCCACTAGTCTGATAGCAGCCATCAGGACTATTGTCAACATTGACAATACGCCTTCATTCCTACATTTGTTACACGAACTCCGGCAATGTAATTGTTAACTTTGTGTGCTGGGGAGTAAACAAGAACACAATTCTGTAGTGTTGTACCAAGTAATACTTTATTAACATGtagttaaaaacttaaatttttcatcTCTATAAGATTTCAATTAGACTTATAACGATGGTCAAATATGAGATGTCGATTCTTTTCTTCTCAGCTgcagtttcttttatttttgtctgtatcAGTATAGCTTATcgctaaaattatatattaaaaaatgggaCTATGTATTGTAACTCAATGTGTTTTCAAAGGTGATTCATATCcgtatagtaaaacatttttccttAAATCGATTTTAAGAGTATGTGTGAGTGGTATTTTAGTAGAGAAatgtctaaattttattaaatgcttCTTATTATTAAGTACTATACATACACAATTTCGTCCTAATTTATCCTATAGGTTTTAGgtaatttagtataaattataaaatattattggaatgATATTTTCTGAAGGAACAACATAAAACttaatggaataaaattaattcactATAGCggtaaacaaattttcattagttctttaattttaattttattactttttaaatttaatatattattttagtattacagAGTAGTGAATGATTTTTTAGTAGTATATTAAAAAAGGTATGCCTGGAGaacttgtataattttattggcaaacataaatgtaatttaacatcCACTAGACTGTTTTAGAGTATACGAGGATGATTGAAACATCTGAATTTACTGTTATAATCATATATAGTGTTTAgctcattattatttttacagttatttacaatAGTTATAGCACTGGTAACATAATCCACAATTTTACATTGTCGCTCGTGtgtgtataataatacatatataaactttatgaAGGACTATATCTTTCCAAAAGAAGAATTAAAAGggattattttaaagaatcaaTATTAAAAGTCACATTTAGTAAAAATGACACTAGGtttcaccatatatatatatatatatatatatatatatatatatatatatatatatatatatatatatatatatatatatatatatatccaaaagcCTTTTAAACTTTCTTGTATAGTGTATACGTTTTGAATATTTACATGATAATTagataacaaatgttttaaaataaccaataaaaatatggtaaaagCTAATAAAGGGTTTTGATGTGTATTGATGACATATTAATGATGAGAAATGTTCTATAATCCTACGAATAAATATAAGGTGATAAGAGTGTTTGaggttttacattgttttaatggGGCTATAATCAATAAAGTCATCACTACGGCCGGCTCTCAATAttcttgtattaataaaaataaatcattatgtaGGAATAACTAGATTAATATatctagtattttaatttaatataacccTCAATGTagaacatgtttatataaaagtCTCCAATGTGACTAGATAGACACTGCTGTAGTGATCCAACTGTATTAATTCTTATCTAAGGAAGAACTTTGCTGTAAAGTTTGGAACACAGCCAACTATAACTAAAGACTGTGTCCCATCCACTGAGACTGTGTCGGGCGGACTGGCAGATAATGTAATTGGCTCTCTTGTTATGTTCCCTGCGTTCAAGTTAAATTTATCACtagattatttttttcacttcaaCTGGGTTTCTAGAAAAATCTTGCTGTTCCGTTTGGTAACACAACTAACTATAACTAAAGACTGTGTCGGGCGGACTGACAGATAATGTAATTGGCTCTCTTGTTATGTTCCCTGCGTTCAAGTTAAATTTATCACTAGATTATTTTTTCACTTCAACTGGGTTTCTAGAAAAATCTTGCTGTTCCGTTTGGTAACACAACTAACTATAACTAAAGACTGTGTCTCAGGTGGACTGGCAGATAATGTAATTGGCTCTCTTCTTTTGTGACCTGCGTTCAAGTTAAGTTTATAACTAGATTATTTCATGAAATCAACTGGTTTTGTAGACCACATCTTGCTGTTCAGTTTAGTACACAGCTCAAATCACATCAGAAGGTGACTCTTCTAATGCAATATGTGGTGCCGGCTTTTGCAAACCGTCTGGCCATTGGCACGCCGTCGCAGAATGAGCTCAGCCGAGTTGATGCCCACCTGAAGCAGGAGGTAAAGAAGATAATGCATCTCCACCCTAGTACCACCGTCAGCCTGCTCTACACCCGCAAGAAGAACGGAGGACTGGGTTTCCCCATCTGGTACAGCAGGCCCGGCTGTGCGGACTTCGTGCTGCGACCGCACTTCTGGCCATGGAGGACCCCCTGCTTCGGGAGCTGGGACGGCGTGGTGGCTGACCGGCCTACGTGGAGAGACTTGCGGGGCAGCTCCGGATCCCGTACCCACCAACCCCCAATGATCTGATCATAGCCAAGCAGTAGATGTAGGATGAAGGATTCCGGAGGTGGACGACTTAGCATGCCCACGGTCAATTGGTTCCGGAACAACCCGTTGGGGAACCATTGGCTCCTCAACCAGAACGCCTTGAGGCCGGGGCAGTACATCGACGCCCTCAAACTGAGGACGAACACCTTCTGGACCAGGACGGCGATTAACCGTGCAACAAAGAATGATGTCACCTTGTGCCGGCGGTGCCGCTTAAAACCGGAGACCCTGGGACATGTCATCGGTGAATGCTCAGCAAGACAGCAGGCGAGGATAGACCGACACATTTGGATCGTGGGAGCCATCGAAGATAACTGCAAGAGAAGAGGATGGACCGTGGCCAGAGAGCAACAGTTCCACGTCGGGGAGGATCGTCTGAGGCCGGATCTCGTGGTCAACCAGCGGGACCGTGTCCTCATCGTCGATGTTACCCTCCCTTACGAGAACGGCGCGTCACTGTCCGCAGCGGCCTTGAAGAAAGTAACAACGTACCAGCCGCTGCTCCCCACGATCCAGAGGGAATTCCAAGCCACGACGGGAGAAGTAATCCCCGTGGTCGTCGGAGCCCGTGGAGCCCTCCCCCAAGCCACCATCACCGGGTTGAAGAAACTGGGCATCACCGAGAGACGAACGCTGCTGGACTTCACCCTGCTGGCCATCAGGACATCCATAGACATCTGCAGAGGGCACCTGGACTACGGCTGAAACACAAAGACACAGATTGGGGCCGGCAAAAGAAAAATGAAGAAGatagaaaacaaacaaagaacAAAGAGAAAAACAGATTTATTCAAAAGAGGCCATGCAAACAACAACATGCAAATAAAGTAGAAAGACAGAAGGAAACAAGACAGAAAGGTGGAACAGAAGTCAAGAGTAAGCATTTGTAAGCGGAAAGCATGCTTCCGCGCTGCTAGGAAAGATGGAAAGTTGAAAAgggagaaaataaaatacaagtggAAGATAGACAAAAAGAAGCAAAGTAAAATATCCAGAAAGAGGAGAAGATAGACAAAAGATAGAAATACAACTCTTATAGAGGAAACGCTTACACATAGtcgttaaaaaaacaaatagtcCAACTCGGTTGTCGAAGGGTCGGGTGGCTGCAAATTCACCCGGCCCAAATGGCGGAGACTCAGGGTCCACGTACCGGCAACCGGGCAAACGTCATGGGTTTGGTCTTCGGACTCATCCGTGTTAGGGAATTGCTAGTCCCTGGGCGGATGCCATGGCGGATAATGAGTCACGCATATCCCCCACTGCTCTCACCCCTACCATCCTCGCGGGTGGTATATTTATGCTGTCAGCGCTCTCAGTCAATCTCGTGTCCGAGCAACCCTGGCAGAGATCGGGTATCCAACCCCGGTGGATGCCAGGGTCGGACTACTAGCGAGACGGCTGGCCCCTCCCGTGACATGGCTCGCGGGGGAAGCCTGCCTGCTCGAGAAGCCTCCCTGGCGGGGAGGATCCTCCCTCCCCAAAGGGGAGGATGGATGAGCTCGGGTGAGAACCCCGGGGGATCCCCAGGCCGCAAGGGACCGAGAACACTGGCCACGTCCGGGCAACCGGAGGAAGCCAGTTCGGTCCCTTGGCACTTCCCTCCAACACTGAGGGTCGTAAGCCACTCTGAGGAGTAAAGCGGCCCATAAGAACATCTGTGGGCCGACCCTCCTAAGGAAGGAGACACCATGGGGCACCATGACGCCTTCGGGTAAAAAGGGTGTACCGTTCCACCCTAGCACTCCGGAACGGTGTAGGGTGTGGGAGCTAACCACTCTCACACCTGAACAGAACCCTCCAGTTTTTGACTCTAGTAGAAAGCCTCGGACTCCGGTGGGGACGCGCTCCCCCCCCACGGTTTACAACGCCAGGAGGGCTTGGCAACGCAGACAACGCCCCAACTTGGGGCAGCTGGCGTCCAAATGGCCACTTACGACTGGCCATGGGAGGCGACTAAATGTTTCATGTGCCAGTCGTGGTTCACTCTCGCCAAGTATCTGACGGACCATCACGACCATCAACACGGCGATCACCTGCTCAGGTTTCGCTGTACGAGGTGCCTGACGCTCTTCAAAACATACCGGGGAGCTTCCGTGCATCTCCCAAAGTGTAAGGTGTCTCTCGCAGCCGAGGGTGTTCTTTGCCCTGACTGCGGGAGGGTATTCCCCAATAAGCGAGGGCTGGGCGTCCACCGTAGCGCCCACCACCCTGAGCAGGTGAACGCCGAACGCCTGAGGGAGGAGGACAGGTGTGCTGCCGGTGCAACTGAACCAGCTCCACCGACAAGGCCGCGGAGCTCCGGGTGGACCGAGGACGAGGACCGGACCTTCATCCGCCGCTACCTGGAATTTAAGTCTACCGGGAGGGTCTACCGGGGTATTCTGCCTTCGTGGCCCTAGAACTTCCCCGGAAAACTGAGCAGCAGGTTCGGGACCGCCTCGTGACTCTTCGGGGCTACCGCTAACCGTACGGCCTTATAGATGCACCGGAGCTGCCTGCCCCCCATCCTCCATCACCTGGCCTGGCATCGACTTCCGAGAGTGGACCCTCTACACCCGGAGGGACATGACTCCCCCGGGGCACCTGGATTGGACATCACCCCGGATGGACATGACTCCTCCGGGGATCCTGGACGAGACTTCTCTCCGTCAGCAGTCCAGCGCGTCAGAGCACCCGGATCTGAAAACACCCTGGTGGGACATGACTCCCCTGGGGCACCTGGACGAGACTACTACACCGGACATGACTTTTCCCCAGTGGGACATGACTCCCCTAAGGAACCCTATGGCCAATACCCCGTGGGCCATGACGCCCCAGGGTCCGCTGGCGAACTCGGCGCCCTAGTGGTACCTAGTCCCACTGGGGTGTCTGGCCGGAGCCTGTGGCCGATGGCCGGCTCCCCGGGCCGATCGGAGAGTGGTAACGCTTCCCGAGCGGACCGGGGGGCGGATTCGGGTCGGAGGCCCGGGCTAAACCACCCGAGGGGGAACCTGAACCGGTAACGTCCACTCCCCATCGGGAAATGCCTTCAAGGCACGAACTGTGACAACAACCGCCTGGGGACTCTCCACCGACGTCACCTCCCGTATctcggtaaataattttttttccaaaccaATTTACGTCTCATGTAAATTCCAGTTCTCTTATAGGGAGGTGGTGGTGTCATGagagtgaaaaataaaaagtagtgcAAACCCCTCCTAAAATACCGTAGTGGCCTGTACaccatatttaaaatggtttttagcCATTTTTATCGAATTTTTGGCTGTTTACCGGTTTTTACCGGGATTTCAAGTAGCCGACTCAAGAATCATTCTGGGCAGCGGGGCCGCTACCGATCTCGGAGCTTGTCCTCTCTGGCCGCCGGTACACAGCTCACACGCGGCGCAAACTCCTAGGCGGCTCGAGTAGCTCGACTGCGGCGGCCTTACGGTCCCGCCAGCGACTTTCTCGGGCCGTGCCGACTCCCTGATGGTAAACACTTCGCCTCACCGGGCGTAAGCAAAACGAACTGCGTGTTCTAGCCAAGAAATAGGGCTACCGGTCGCAGACCGGAGACCCTGAAGTGAATTTAAATGAAGCTCGATAAAATGAATTTCGGATCGGAGTTCGCACCGCGTACCGACATCATCATCCCGAGTCGCCCGGGCAGTGGCGCGCGCATCGTAGCTCGTAGGTCCGTGACGGGGCCACGTTTCGGCGTGGTTTAAACCTCGTGGCGTCCTCCCTACGGCGCGGCGCGTTAGCGCGGCTGACCCCGGACCAAGCGACTTCCACTCATACGTGCGAGTGGGGTATATGTGTTGATGCCGCGCAGACGCGATATCCAGTATATCCGCTGCTCCCTGGTTGATCCTGCCAGTAGTCATATGCTTGTTTCAAAGATTAAGCCATGCAAGTCTCAGTACAATCCACATTAAAGCGAAACCGCCAAAGGCTTATTAAATCAGTTATGGTTCCTTGGATCCTACAATccattcaaatcaaatcaaatcgtttaattgcagttgacaatatacattgcatagcaaacgtcaattttcatgtctaatttttttccattcatcccacatcaaggccacatttaaacttacaacattcaaacattcactccccattcattccatgccaattacgcccactttcggcgctggagtcagtttcctcatcgcgtggtctcccagttgaatgacagaaactcatcaacactgtagaaagcgtttgacgccaggcagagtttgatacgagtttttaacaccttgggcgttgaggcatttttaattttgtttggcaatctgtttataaaatgaacacctgcctgcgaaggcaaatgttcataaaccaccgttctgtgcattcccgaacggtagttatctctgcctcttgtctcatattcatgtatgtctcgtcctctggttaaggcacatttagacaaacaatataaggttgtttctaagatgtagagacatggcaaagttaacagttgcaaatttttaaacgctgtcctgcacgactctctgaagtttaaattagcgataatgcgaattgctttttttgttaatttgaaaactctcataaaatggttgtttgcacaggctccccacaaaacgattccatacgaaagatggggataaattagcccgtagtacgccgtaatcagtacctgacttgggcagtattttgccaaagatcttaagacataaactcctgaggataatttggcacaaacataatcaatgtgatttttccatgtcaaccctcgatcaaggtgtattccaaggaactttgaagaatagacttcttccaataatgtatctgcaaccataacagcaggacctctttcaatatctatagagcgcattgaaaagtttaggaaatttgattttgatgagtttatttgaagattgaggctattgaaatgttggacacaattgttaaggtcaacaaaggtctgtagttctaaattttgttttgtacctcctctaaaacagagagtcgtgtcatctgcgtactgcacaagctttccatgcagtagtgatgattcaatgtcattaacatatatcaggaaaagaattggactgagtattgatccctgggaactccatatctcagtgcagtaggttttgaaatttgattcgaaatttggacgacctgtgttttatggtttaggaatgaactaatccataaaagtggcacgcttcgaatgccgtgggattctaatttgtcaagcagtgttttgtggtcaacacagtcaaatgct from Homalodisca vitripennis isolate AUS2020 chromosome 2, UT_GWSS_2.1, whole genome shotgun sequence encodes the following:
- the LOC124355775 gene encoding collagen alpha-1(III) chain-like, with the translated sequence MHRSCLPPILHHLAWHRLPRVDPLHPEGHDSPGAPGLDITPDGHDSSGDPGRDFSPSAVQRVRAPGSENTLVGHDSPGAPGRDYYTGHDFSPVGHDSPKEPYGQYPVGHDAPGSAGELGALVVPSPTGVSGRSLWPMAGSPGRSESGNASRADRGADSGRRPGLNHPRGNLNR